The nucleotide window TGACCGTGATGAAATGCCCGTAGACCTTGGCTACCCCATAGGGACTGCGGGGATGGAAAGGCGTATTCTCCGTCTGCGGCGACTCGGCCACCTTGCCGAACATCTCCGAGGAAGAAGCCTGGTAGAAGCGGGCGTCGGGCTTGGTCAGGCGCATGGCCTCGAGCATCCGGGTGACTCCCAGGGCTGTGAACTGTGCGGTCAGCACCGGCTTGGTCCATGAGGTGGGAACAAAACTTTGTGCGGCCAGGTTATAGATCTCGTCCGGCTGCGACTCGCCGATGATGCTGATCAGCGACATCTGGTCAAGCAGGTCCGCCTGGATCAGCGTCACCCGGTCGCGGATCAGCGCGATCCGCTCGAAGTTCTCGGTGCTCGAGCGGCGCACCATGCCGAATACCTTGTAGCCTTTTTCGAGCAGGAACTCGGCCAGATAAGAGCCGTCCTGCCCGGTGATTCCCGTTATCAGGGCTGCCTTTTGCATATCTTACCCTTCCTGTTGAGTTCTTACCTGTTCCCGCCAATAATTCAGAGTATCTTCCAGACTCTGTTCTAGTGGAATCTCCGGCTTCCAGTCGCCCAGCGCCCTCAGCTTGCTGGTGTCGCCTTCAACCACCGGCGTATCGGATGGCCGCATCAGCTCGGGGATGTTTTCCACCCGGGGCTTCACCGTCGAGAGCTGCAGCAGCTTCTTCAGGATCTCGCTGATCGGGCGCGAAACCCCCGATGCGACATTATACGCCTCTCCCGGCTTGCCGCTGGTCAGCAGAAGCCAGTAGCCGCGGACAATATCCCGCACATCGGTAAAATCACGCCGGGACTCAAGGTTTCCCACCCGTAGCACCGGATCCCTCAGCCCGGCCTCCATCCTAGCGATCTGGCGGGCGAAGGCCGGCACGACGAAATTGCCTACCTGCCGCGGGCCGATATGGTTGAAGGGCCGCGCGATCACGGCCTCGGCGCCGAAGGCCTCGTGATACTGGATGCCGACGAACTCCTGCCCGACCTTGCTGACCGAGTAGGGATTGTTGGGCTTCAAAGGGCTGTCCTCGCCGGTCGGCAGCCGGTCCTGATCGACCTTGCCATAGACCTCGCTGGAGCTGACGATCAGAACCCTGGCCTGCGGGGCCTTTTCATGCAGGGTCTGCATCAGCGCCTGCGTGCAGAGGATGTTGGTCTCGAGGATCGCCGGGGCCGATTCCCAGGCCCCGGCCACCTGGGCCCGGGCCGCCAGATGTACTACAGCGTCCGGCTGCTCGGCCTCGATGGCTCTCGCCAGCGGCCGGGCTTCGGCCAGGTCGCAACAGTAGACGGTGGGGGGTCCTTCGGGAAACAGCTCCAAAAACTGCTCGCCCGGCGGCATCAGGTCCAGGCCCGCGACCTCGACGCCTTCGAGAGAGCGCAGGTAGCTGGTAAGATGGCTACCCGCAAACCCGGATATTCCCGTGACCAGGACCTTCATTCAGTGAAGGCGGACACGGGTCAGTTGTTCCGGCTGATGATGACCATGCGCAGGAGCGACAGGATCGCCATCAGCGTAGCGGCCACATAGGTCAGCGCCGCGGCGGTGAGCACCTTGCGCGCACCCTTGGCTTCGCTGGAAACGACGAGCCCGTTGCTCTGCAGCAGCGTCATGGCGCGGGAAGAGGCATCGAACTCCACCGGCAGCGTCACGATCTGGAAGATCACAGCCGCGGTGAAGAGGATGATGCCGATCGTCATCAGCGGCCTGGCCGCCGAGAAGAAGAGGCCCATCAGGAAGATCATGGGGCCGAGGCTCGAGCCGAACGATGCCGCCGGCACCACGGCCGCGCGGATCTTCATGGGAACATATCCCCTGGCGTCCTGGATGGCGTGGCCGGTCTCATGGGCGGCAACGCCTAGCGCTGCCAGCGAGGTGCCGCGGGCGACGCCCTGGCTGAGGCGCATGACCCGCTCACGCGGATCGTAATGGTCGGTGAGGTTGCCGGCTATCTCTTCGATGCCGACATCGGTGAGCCCCTCCTGGTCGAGCAGCCGCCGGCTGGCCTGGGCGCCGGTGACGCCGCTTGACGCCTGCTTCTGTGAATATTCCTTGTAAGTGCTCTTCACTTTCAGCTGCGCGTATAACGAGAGCAATACTCCCGGGATCAGCAGCAGCATGCTGGTGAAGAAGATCGGGTTTCCTCCGTAAAACATACTCTTGTTACCTCCTGATTTTACGGCTCTCACAGCCGGGTTCTACTGTAAAAATTATAGCATAGCCGCCTAGGACGGCCCTTCGCCTTCCACTGGCTCCGCGGCCGCTGCCGCCCTGATCTTCAGGTGGCGC belongs to Actinomycetota bacterium and includes:
- a CDS encoding GDP-mannose 4,6-dehydratase → MKVLVTGISGFAGSHLTSYLRSLEGVEVAGLDLMPPGEQFLELFPEGPPTVYCCDLAEARPLARAIEAEQPDAVVHLAARAQVAGAWESAPAILETNILCTQALMQTLHEKAPQARVLIVSSSEVYGKVDQDRLPTGEDSPLKPNNPYSVSKVGQEFVGIQYHEAFGAEAVIARPFNHIGPRQVGNFVVPAFARQIARMEAGLRDPVLRVGNLESRRDFTDVRDIVRGYWLLLTSGKPGEAYNVASGVSRPISEILKKLLQLSTVKPRVENIPELMRPSDTPVVEGDTSKLRALGDWKPEIPLEQSLEDTLNYWREQVRTQQEG
- a CDS encoding zinc metallopeptidase, which translates into the protein MFYGGNPIFFTSMLLLIPGVLLSLYAQLKVKSTYKEYSQKQASSGVTGAQASRRLLDQEGLTDVGIEEIAGNLTDHYDPRERVMRLSQGVARGTSLAALGVAAHETGHAIQDARGYVPMKIRAAVVPAASFGSSLGPMIFLMGLFFSAARPLMTIGIILFTAAVIFQIVTLPVEFDASSRAMTLLQSNGLVVSSEAKGARKVLTAAALTYVAATLMAILSLLRMVIISRNN